Proteins encoded in a region of the Mycolicibacterium duvalii genome:
- a CDS encoding ferredoxin: MKVRLERSKCVGHAQCYAVDPDLFPIDDSGYSILEAHDVRPEDEEATRDGVAACPELALTLEED, from the coding sequence GTGAAGGTTCGTCTCGAACGGTCGAAGTGCGTGGGTCACGCTCAGTGCTATGCAGTCGACCCGGACTTGTTCCCGATCGACGACTCGGGCTACTCGATCCTAGAAGCGCATGACGTTCGCCCCGAGGACGAGGAGGCCACCCGCGACGGAGTCGCTGCCTGCCCGGAGCTTGCGCTCACTCTCGAAGAGGACTGA
- a CDS encoding pyruvate, phosphate dikinase, with amino-acid sequence MTGVSGVDAEPPLGRDSVVALDGGSPLSRQALGNKGFGINLMRSAGLAVPPAFCLTTELCAQWLDGAEDVLDRVWPDVLQSLRWLERQTSRTFGHGPRPLLLSVRSGASQSMPGMLDTVLDLGINDAVHEALTTHVSAGFAADTRARFEAMYRRIVLADTSAAVPTDPLLQLRLAIEAVFRSWTSPRAQAYRAHHGLDAAGGTAVVVQAMVFGNLHHDSGTGVLFSRNPATGADEPMGEWLPGAQGEDVVSGTFDCLPLSALRTAQPRVFDELMAAAAELERLGRDVQDIEFTIEEGRLWLLQTRTAKRSPQAAVRLALKFREAGLIDDAEVLRRVTPDHVRALLSPSIQPETRLTATLLTTGLPASPGVASGTAYHDVDAALDAADRDEDVILVRTSTSPDDIAGMISARAVVTEIGGATSHAAVVSRELGLPAVVGCGAGVVAALDGRKITVDGAAGKVYDGEIELTAWSEQDSPDLIELAAIAHRLSPIRVHATGAHPVLADVSEATVRDAVSAGLTDVVCDTPLIATLTAVRLSERSEDG; translated from the coding sequence ATGACAGGGGTCAGCGGTGTCGATGCCGAGCCACCACTCGGCCGAGACAGTGTCGTAGCGCTCGACGGTGGTTCGCCGCTGAGCCGTCAGGCACTGGGCAACAAGGGTTTCGGCATCAATCTGATGCGATCCGCCGGGCTAGCCGTTCCGCCGGCCTTCTGCCTCACCACCGAGCTGTGCGCGCAGTGGCTGGATGGAGCCGAGGACGTGCTGGACAGGGTGTGGCCCGACGTGCTCCAGAGCCTGCGGTGGCTGGAGCGGCAGACGTCGCGTACCTTCGGCCACGGCCCACGGCCGCTGCTGCTCAGCGTGCGATCCGGTGCGAGTCAATCTATGCCGGGCATGCTCGACACGGTGCTCGACCTCGGCATCAACGACGCCGTCCACGAAGCCCTCACAACCCACGTGTCGGCGGGGTTCGCCGCCGACACCCGGGCCCGTTTCGAGGCGATGTACCGCCGAATCGTGCTCGCAGACACATCCGCAGCCGTACCCACCGATCCGCTGCTGCAGCTCCGATTGGCCATCGAGGCAGTGTTCCGCTCGTGGACCAGCCCGCGGGCGCAGGCCTACCGCGCCCATCACGGGCTCGACGCCGCCGGGGGCACGGCGGTGGTGGTGCAAGCGATGGTGTTCGGGAATCTGCACCACGACTCGGGAACCGGGGTGCTGTTCAGCCGCAACCCTGCGACCGGAGCGGACGAACCGATGGGCGAATGGTTGCCAGGTGCGCAAGGCGAGGATGTGGTCTCGGGAACCTTCGATTGCCTGCCGCTGAGCGCGTTGCGGACCGCTCAGCCCCGTGTATTCGACGAATTGATGGCCGCAGCCGCCGAGCTCGAACGCCTCGGCCGCGATGTGCAGGATATCGAGTTCACCATCGAAGAGGGCCGGCTGTGGCTGTTGCAGACGCGCACCGCCAAGCGCTCCCCGCAGGCAGCCGTCCGACTAGCGCTGAAGTTTCGTGAGGCCGGGCTGATCGACGATGCCGAGGTCCTGCGCCGGGTCACGCCCGACCACGTGCGGGCGCTGCTGTCTCCGTCCATTCAGCCCGAAACCCGGCTCACGGCAACGCTTTTGACCACCGGTCTGCCCGCCAGTCCCGGAGTCGCCTCGGGCACGGCGTACCACGACGTCGACGCCGCCCTCGACGCAGCCGACCGCGACGAGGACGTGATCCTCGTCCGAACCTCCACCAGCCCCGATGACATCGCCGGGATGATCTCAGCCCGCGCGGTCGTGACCGAGATCGGCGGCGCCACCTCCCACGCTGCAGTGGTCAGCCGCGAGCTCGGCCTGCCCGCCGTTGTGGGCTGCGGCGCCGGAGTCGTTGCGGCACTTGACGGCCGAAAGATCACCGTAGACGGCGCCGCGGGGAAGGTCTACGACGGTGAGATCGAGTTGACGGCGTGGTCGGAGCAAGACAGCCCCGACCTGATCGAGCTGGCAGCGATCGCCCATCGGCTCAGCCCGATACGGGTCCACGCCACGGGAGCACACCCAGTGCTCGCCGACGTGTCGGAGGCTACAGTGCGCGACGCGGTGTCAGCCGGTCTGACCGACGTCGTCTGCGACACGCCCCTGATCGCCACACTCACCGCAGTGCGACTCTCCGAGAGGTCCGAGGATGGATGA
- a CDS encoding amidohydrolase family protein, protein MPLQDHHQIVSVDDHLVEHPRVWQDRLPEKWREAGPRIVEMDGKHLWSYDGQIFPTIGLNAVAGKPPEEWGMDPVRYEDMIPGCYDPVARVADMDLDGVQAALCFPSFPGFGGGTFQRAKDKELALLCVKAWNDFYIDEWCATAPDRYIPLAILPTWDIDACVAEAERVAAKGARTVSFPDSPLPLGLPSFHSDHWDGLWQVCSDAKMPVSLHFGSGSYVPGFSFSSLKPDPNMAKALPDAPFAVAITLFSSNLMWSTVDLLFSGKLQQFPELQISLAEGGIGWVPYILERSDYVWERHRYYQNIDFDTRPSDLFRKHFWGCFIDDEHGLKNRHAIGIDRITLEIDFPHSDSNWPNSRKRAAEVLAEVPDDECSLIVEENARRMLNFPRVGAEKPSLASV, encoded by the coding sequence ATGCCGCTTCAGGATCACCATCAGATCGTTTCCGTCGACGACCACCTGGTCGAACATCCCCGGGTATGGCAGGACCGGTTACCCGAGAAGTGGCGCGAAGCCGGCCCCCGCATCGTGGAGATGGACGGCAAGCACCTGTGGAGCTATGACGGGCAGATCTTCCCGACGATTGGGCTCAATGCGGTTGCGGGCAAGCCGCCGGAGGAGTGGGGCATGGATCCCGTCCGGTACGAGGACATGATTCCCGGCTGCTACGACCCCGTCGCGAGGGTTGCCGACATGGATCTCGACGGCGTACAGGCGGCCCTGTGTTTCCCGTCGTTCCCGGGCTTCGGCGGCGGGACGTTCCAGCGTGCCAAGGACAAGGAACTCGCGCTGTTGTGCGTCAAGGCGTGGAACGACTTCTACATCGACGAGTGGTGCGCCACCGCGCCCGACCGTTACATACCGCTGGCCATCCTGCCGACGTGGGACATCGATGCCTGCGTGGCCGAGGCCGAGCGGGTGGCCGCGAAGGGTGCGCGCACCGTCTCGTTCCCGGACAGCCCATTGCCCCTGGGTCTTCCGTCGTTCCACTCGGATCACTGGGACGGGCTGTGGCAGGTCTGCTCTGATGCGAAGATGCCGGTCTCGTTGCACTTCGGGTCGGGGTCTTACGTCCCGGGTTTCTCGTTCTCGTCGTTGAAGCCCGACCCCAATATGGCGAAGGCATTGCCCGACGCGCCGTTCGCCGTGGCGATCACCCTGTTCTCATCCAACTTGATGTGGAGCACCGTGGACTTGCTGTTCTCCGGCAAGCTCCAGCAGTTCCCCGAACTGCAGATCTCGCTGGCGGAAGGCGGCATCGGCTGGGTGCCCTACATCCTCGAGCGGTCGGACTACGTCTGGGAGCGACACCGCTACTACCAGAACATCGATTTCGATACCCGCCCGTCGGACCTGTTCCGCAAGCACTTCTGGGGTTGCTTCATCGACGACGAGCATGGCCTGAAGAATCGCCACGCCATCGGCATCGATCGAATCACACTGGAAATCGATTTCCCCCATAGCGATTCGAACTGGCCGAACTCACGCAAGCGGGCTGCTGAGGTGCTCGCCGAGGTGCCCGACGACGAGTGCTCGCTCATCGTTGAGGAGAACGCTCGTCGGATGCTGAACTTCCCACGGGTGGGTGCGGAAAAGCCGTCGCTGGCATCTGTGTAA
- a CDS encoding acyl-CoA synthetase: MNSSNRPVDDGAREKVDEDDHDLLTFGEAGERLRLEVAAAVREVGRLRQDGPSEQLERAEARLDALRSAAVRNSAQPINDANFEKFFGYPGKAKRNLPGPSAT, from the coding sequence ATGAACTCCTCAAACCGACCCGTCGACGACGGAGCCCGGGAAAAGGTCGACGAAGACGACCACGACCTGCTGACCTTCGGCGAGGCTGGCGAACGGCTCCGGCTCGAAGTCGCTGCGGCAGTGCGCGAGGTCGGCCGCCTGCGACAAGACGGGCCGAGCGAACAACTCGAGAGGGCCGAAGCCCGCCTCGACGCATTGCGGTCAGCGGCTGTCCGCAACAGCGCACAACCCATCAACGACGCCAACTTCGAGAAGTTCTTCGGCTACCCCGGCAAGGCCAAGCGCAACCTGCCGGGGCCGTCAGCCACGTGA
- a CDS encoding TetR/AcrR family transcriptional regulator — protein sequence MGSTPDKTRRPGYAPVTNVGVGRRGMHTRDRILACAADVFLTHGFHSTSLDTIAKAANASRATVYQYFAGKEDIFRELSTSAGRDMLIHGEHLGELGPTVAGVEELHRWLADWADIYDTHAAVFAEFPGIGTATGLSVIDTGEVAEQYRLMVTERLRHAPLDGLDLHDAAAVLGRIPHMVNLYRHRAMFPLPDRSVVSWSLTVALQLMLFPDTPADILRAAAPQVVASAGTPSAVVEPTAAITRVAAVLLSPIAQDVLSVSSALFAEHGYYAVSMEEIATATELSRATLYRYFSTKDRILAELTRRAVAEIEEHAAALPQMAQSSLRDWMLRYVRFHRNYRGVIRAWLDGTVAEQMSDADIDHGIGAIQRAVAALLDTVALPVGIEPQVAVAVFLAVLGRMNEPTAAAEADSDERAAELMVNLLRRSLLRAA from the coding sequence GTGGGATCGACTCCGGACAAGACGCGTCGTCCCGGCTACGCCCCGGTCACGAATGTCGGGGTCGGGCGCCGCGGCATGCACACCCGAGACCGGATTCTCGCGTGCGCGGCGGACGTGTTCCTGACCCACGGGTTCCACAGCACGTCGCTCGACACCATCGCCAAGGCGGCGAATGCCTCCCGCGCCACCGTCTATCAGTACTTCGCAGGCAAGGAGGACATCTTCCGCGAGTTGAGCACATCGGCTGGGCGCGACATGCTCATCCACGGTGAACACCTCGGCGAACTCGGCCCGACAGTCGCCGGCGTCGAAGAGCTCCACCGGTGGTTGGCCGACTGGGCGGATATCTACGACACTCACGCGGCCGTGTTCGCGGAGTTTCCCGGCATCGGCACTGCGACTGGTCTCTCGGTCATCGACACGGGCGAGGTCGCCGAGCAGTACCGGCTCATGGTGACCGAGCGACTACGGCACGCGCCGCTGGATGGCTTGGACCTCCACGATGCCGCCGCTGTGTTGGGGCGCATCCCACACATGGTCAACCTCTATCGGCACCGCGCGATGTTTCCGCTACCCGACCGTTCGGTCGTGTCGTGGTCGCTGACCGTCGCCCTACAGCTGATGTTGTTCCCCGACACCCCTGCGGACATATTGCGCGCGGCCGCACCGCAGGTCGTGGCGTCCGCCGGCACGCCGTCCGCGGTCGTCGAGCCAACGGCCGCGATCACGCGGGTCGCGGCAGTCCTGCTGTCCCCGATCGCACAGGACGTGCTCTCGGTGAGCTCAGCGTTGTTCGCCGAACACGGTTACTACGCAGTCAGCATGGAGGAGATCGCTACGGCAACCGAGCTCAGCCGCGCCACGCTGTACCGCTATTTCAGCACGAAGGACCGGATCCTGGCCGAGCTGACTCGGCGCGCGGTGGCCGAGATCGAGGAGCATGCCGCCGCACTGCCTCAGATGGCCCAGAGTTCCCTACGTGATTGGATGCTGCGCTACGTCCGGTTCCACCGCAACTACCGCGGTGTCATTCGGGCGTGGCTCGACGGGACCGTGGCCGAACAGATGTCCGACGCCGACATCGATCACGGCATCGGCGCCATCCAGCGCGCGGTCGCTGCATTGCTCGACACCGTCGCACTACCGGTAGGGATCGAACCTCAAGTCGCGGTCGCGGTGTTCCTGGCGGTGCTGGGCCGGATGAACGAGCCGACGGCGGCCGCAGAAGCGGACAGCGACGAACGCGCCGCCGAACTCATGGTGAACCTACTGCGCCGCTCATTGCTGCGGGCGGCATGA
- a CDS encoding CAP domain-containing protein, with the protein MTSQCAVRRCAVSAALLSLMIPATAVPNAQADNKRLNESVFVNIYTAQKQNGCPTEPKLDGRLVEAARLHTLDVLNNPNLNGDIGSDGSTPQDRASRQGFVGKVSETVAINPALAISGIEILGQWWWDPPRRAIMQDCANTAIGVWSENSLARSVVVAVYGQPGL; encoded by the coding sequence ATGACGTCCCAGTGCGCAGTCCGGCGGTGCGCAGTGAGCGCCGCGCTGTTGTCGTTGATGATCCCCGCGACAGCTGTGCCGAACGCCCAGGCCGACAACAAGCGCCTGAATGAGAGTGTCTTCGTCAACATCTACACCGCACAGAAACAGAACGGGTGCCCGACTGAACCAAAGCTGGACGGCCGACTGGTCGAGGCGGCGCGCCTGCACACGCTCGACGTGCTCAACAACCCGAACCTCAACGGGGACATCGGTTCCGACGGTTCCACGCCGCAAGACCGGGCCAGCAGACAGGGATTCGTCGGCAAGGTCTCCGAGACCGTGGCCATCAACCCGGCGCTGGCGATCAGCGGCATCGAGATCCTCGGCCAGTGGTGGTGGGACCCGCCGCGGCGCGCCATCATGCAGGACTGCGCAAACACCGCCATCGGAGTGTGGTCGGAGAACAGCCTGGCGCGCTCCGTGGTCGTGGCGGTGTACGGCCAGCCCGGGTTGTAG
- a CDS encoding class I adenylate-forming enzyme family protein, which translates to MESIAAGDLTLGDIVTDNAVRFPDIVAYRHGDRTLTHAQLRDRAVRLVSAMAAAGVGHQDRIAVLSRNSIEFGEVIAATQLGGIVLATINFRLSSPEMADVVRRVKPAIVFVAEEFATVIADVVAQWPSPPVLVAIGGAASPATIGYERFIESGRGGEPEFIATADDVACLLFTSGTTGASKCCVIGQRELRRVAHTMNSEMRCGSADRGLINMPMFHVGALAIIGGLHARGGTVVLQHQFDAADAVRLIASERITLLHLAPVMLKALLDALTDADVTDSLHTVIYSAAPISATTLQRALSTLPGVGFLNLYGQTEVIVSGLPRELHALDDPQAEERLQSVGFPFPGTRVRIVGDDGRDLPSGQTGEIVVQSDSAFRGYLDDPAATAVTLFDGWCRTGDVGRMDERGLLYLVDRKKDVIISGGENVYSPEVEGAISALDGVAACAVVGVPDEKWGEAVCAVVVPSVGASPTLETIQGGVRQSLARYKVPRRLVLVAELPVLASGKVDKKRLRAELRD; encoded by the coding sequence ATGGAGAGCATCGCCGCCGGCGACCTGACGCTCGGAGACATCGTGACCGACAACGCGGTCCGCTTCCCTGACATCGTCGCCTACCGGCACGGCGACCGCACCCTCACCCATGCGCAGTTGCGGGACCGCGCGGTGCGGCTGGTGTCGGCGATGGCGGCGGCGGGAGTGGGGCACCAGGATCGGATCGCGGTGCTGAGTCGCAACAGCATCGAGTTCGGTGAAGTGATCGCCGCAACGCAGCTCGGTGGAATCGTCCTGGCCACCATCAACTTTCGGCTCTCGTCGCCGGAGATGGCTGACGTTGTGCGACGTGTGAAGCCGGCGATCGTATTCGTCGCCGAGGAGTTCGCCACGGTGATCGCCGACGTCGTCGCGCAGTGGCCGTCGCCACCGGTCCTGGTGGCGATCGGTGGTGCGGCGTCCCCGGCGACGATCGGCTACGAACGGTTCATCGAGAGCGGCCGGGGTGGCGAACCCGAGTTCATCGCCACGGCCGATGACGTCGCGTGCCTGCTGTTCACCAGCGGTACCACCGGCGCGTCCAAGTGCTGCGTGATCGGACAGCGCGAGCTACGCAGGGTCGCGCACACGATGAACAGCGAAATGCGTTGCGGCAGTGCCGATCGCGGTCTGATCAACATGCCGATGTTCCACGTCGGGGCACTCGCGATCATCGGCGGTCTGCACGCGCGCGGTGGAACGGTGGTCCTGCAGCACCAGTTCGACGCCGCGGACGCCGTCCGACTGATCGCCTCCGAGCGGATCACGCTGCTGCACCTTGCGCCGGTGATGCTCAAGGCATTGCTCGATGCGCTCACCGATGCCGACGTCACGGACAGCCTGCACACGGTCATCTATTCGGCTGCGCCGATCTCGGCGACCACCCTGCAGCGGGCTCTGTCCACGCTGCCCGGCGTCGGCTTCCTCAACCTGTACGGCCAGACCGAGGTCATCGTGTCGGGGCTGCCGCGCGAACTCCACGCACTTGACGACCCGCAGGCCGAGGAGCGGCTTCAGTCAGTGGGCTTCCCGTTTCCGGGCACCCGGGTGCGCATCGTCGGCGACGACGGTCGCGATCTGCCGTCGGGGCAGACCGGCGAGATCGTGGTGCAGTCTGACTCTGCATTCCGCGGCTACCTCGACGATCCCGCGGCCACCGCAGTGACCCTGTTCGACGGGTGGTGTCGCACCGGCGATGTGGGCCGCATGGACGAGCGTGGGCTGCTGTACCTGGTGGACCGCAAGAAGGACGTGATCATCAGCGGCGGGGAGAACGTCTATTCGCCTGAGGTGGAGGGTGCGATCTCCGCGCTCGACGGGGTGGCGGCCTGCGCAGTGGTGGGCGTGCCCGACGAGAAGTGGGGGGAGGCGGTCTGCGCGGTGGTGGTGCCGTCGGTGGGCGCCTCGCCGACGTTGGAGACGATTCAGGGCGGCGTCCGGCAGAGCTTGGCCCGCTACAAGGTCCCGCGTCGACTGGTGCTGGTCGCCGAGCTGCCGGTCTTGGCAAGCGGCAAGGTGGACAAGAAGCGGCTGCGTGCCGAACTGAGGGACTGA
- a CDS encoding thiolase family protein — translation MKGGPFEGKAVLTGAGKSQVGRRLGRTGLDLTVEAVLRAIEDAGLSVDDVDGIASYPGPGVPDAGFSGATVQEVRNALGLRSRWYVSAMETAGQIGPAIEACMAVSLGLANHVVVYRSVWESTAAQQAGGGRASVLFGGGELPPHLEWVAPFGALSAANWLAMPAQRYMHDFGLTRQHLGRIAINARTNAGLNPDAVYREPMTMDDYLSARMISEPLCLYDCDVPCDGATAVIVSRRDAAKGLPRHPLTVESVGPGMFERATWDQRADITTMAAHDSAATLWEHTTLKPADVDMAQLYDGFSFLTVMWLEALGFCDHGKVGEFLGDGSRIALDGPLPINTSGGQLSGGRLHGMGFLHEACVQLWGEGGERQAPKTPEVVAVGVGGGPVAGSMLLSSR, via the coding sequence GTGAAGGGTGGTCCGTTCGAGGGCAAAGCGGTGCTGACCGGGGCGGGCAAGTCTCAGGTCGGCCGCCGACTGGGTCGCACCGGGCTGGACCTGACGGTCGAGGCGGTGCTCCGTGCCATCGAGGATGCCGGGCTCAGCGTCGACGACGTCGACGGAATCGCCAGCTACCCGGGACCGGGCGTGCCCGACGCCGGCTTCTCCGGGGCGACGGTGCAGGAGGTCCGTAACGCGTTGGGGTTGCGCTCGCGGTGGTATGTCTCGGCGATGGAGACGGCAGGTCAGATCGGCCCGGCGATCGAGGCGTGCATGGCCGTCAGCCTCGGGTTGGCCAACCACGTCGTGGTGTACCGGTCGGTGTGGGAATCCACCGCCGCGCAGCAGGCCGGCGGCGGCCGCGCCTCGGTGCTGTTCGGTGGCGGCGAACTACCCCCGCACCTTGAGTGGGTGGCCCCGTTCGGGGCCCTGTCAGCGGCGAACTGGCTGGCCATGCCCGCGCAGCGCTATATGCACGACTTCGGCCTGACGCGCCAGCACCTCGGCCGCATTGCGATCAACGCCCGCACCAACGCGGGATTGAACCCGGACGCGGTCTATCGCGAGCCGATGACGATGGACGATTACCTCAGTGCGCGCATGATTTCGGAGCCGCTGTGCCTCTACGACTGCGACGTGCCCTGCGACGGCGCCACCGCGGTCATCGTCTCGCGGCGCGACGCCGCGAAGGGACTGCCCCGGCACCCCCTGACCGTCGAGTCCGTCGGGCCGGGCATGTTCGAGCGCGCCACCTGGGACCAGCGCGCGGACATCACCACGATGGCTGCGCACGATTCGGCGGCGACGCTATGGGAGCACACGACGCTGAAACCGGCCGACGTCGACATGGCCCAGTTGTACGACGGCTTCTCATTCCTGACCGTCATGTGGTTGGAAGCATTGGGCTTCTGCGACCACGGCAAGGTCGGCGAGTTCTTGGGCGACGGTTCGCGCATCGCGCTCGACGGCCCGCTGCCGATCAACACCAGCGGCGGCCAACTCTCCGGCGGGCGTTTGCACGGCATGGGATTCCTGCATGAAGCGTGTGTGCAACTGTGGGGCGAAGGCGGTGAACGGCAGGCCCCCAAGACTCCGGAGGTGGTCGCCGTGGGGGTCGGCGGCGGTCCGGTGGCCGGGTCGATGCTGCTGAGCAGCAGGTAA
- a CDS encoding MaoC family dehydratase, with the protein MKVIGSIEEAEQAVGEELGVGEWRLVDQQMIDAFADVTDDHQWIHVDVERAKAESQYGATIAHGFLTLSLIPTLSADNYRIVNSKMRLNYGLNKVRFLSAVTANSRIRARSVLVDVAKANETTANLTMRHTVELEGSEKPAAVVDLIVRAIF; encoded by the coding sequence ATGAAGGTCATCGGATCCATCGAGGAAGCGGAACAAGCGGTCGGAGAAGAGCTTGGTGTCGGTGAGTGGCGGCTGGTGGATCAGCAGATGATCGACGCCTTCGCCGATGTCACCGATGACCACCAATGGATCCATGTCGATGTCGAGCGGGCGAAGGCCGAAAGTCAATACGGTGCCACGATCGCGCACGGATTCCTCACGCTATCCCTGATCCCGACGCTCTCGGCGGACAACTACCGGATTGTCAACTCGAAGATGAGGCTGAACTACGGGCTGAACAAGGTCCGCTTCCTGTCGGCGGTCACGGCGAACAGCCGGATCCGGGCGCGATCCGTACTCGTCGACGTCGCGAAGGCCAACGAGACGACCGCGAACTTGACGATGCGGCACACGGTCGAACTCGAGGGCTCTGAGAAGCCCGCCGCGGTAGTAGACCTCATCGTTCGGGCGATCTTCTGA
- a CDS encoding thiolase family protein has protein sequence MATTTSRAAIVAAARTAIGTARRGTLANVPAIELAKPVVAAVVERSGLDPAAFDDLVLAESMQGGGDSARYIAVALGLVDIPGIAVNRQCASSLSAIAVGAGQIASGMSRAILAGGMESLSTGPIMQKRKPFTSGKSPEDYEQWFPESHPPTAEAPAMDMSITVAHNCNVQYGITRQDQDEWALRSHQRAVKAIDAGSFTDEIIPIQVPQADGTTITFAEDEHPRRGSSMESLAGLKVLHPEIEGFSVTAGNSSGINDAAAVVALAAPDTAQDVLANVLSWTQVGLDPTRTGSGPIKAIPKALELSGRKLEDVALFEINEAFAAQAVACARELGLNEEIVNVYGSGISLGHPIAATGARMVTSAIYELRRRGGGIGVLSMCAGGGMGAAMVIEVA, from the coding sequence ATGGCCACCACCACATCCCGCGCAGCGATCGTGGCCGCTGCCCGCACCGCGATCGGGACGGCACGCAGAGGCACCCTCGCCAACGTTCCCGCGATCGAGTTGGCCAAGCCCGTCGTCGCGGCGGTCGTCGAACGGTCCGGCCTCGATCCGGCCGCCTTCGACGACCTGGTACTGGCCGAAAGCATGCAGGGCGGCGGCGACAGCGCCCGCTACATCGCCGTGGCGCTGGGCCTGGTCGACATTCCCGGGATCGCCGTCAATCGACAGTGCGCATCGAGCCTGTCCGCCATCGCGGTGGGCGCTGGGCAGATCGCCTCCGGCATGAGCCGTGCCATCCTCGCCGGCGGCATGGAGTCGCTGTCCACCGGACCGATCATGCAGAAGCGCAAGCCCTTCACGTCGGGCAAGTCACCCGAGGACTACGAGCAGTGGTTCCCCGAATCGCATCCGCCGACCGCGGAAGCGCCCGCGATGGACATGTCCATCACCGTCGCGCACAACTGCAACGTCCAGTACGGGATCACCCGCCAAGACCAGGACGAATGGGCGCTGCGTAGCCATCAACGCGCCGTCAAGGCCATCGACGCCGGATCGTTCACCGACGAGATCATCCCGATCCAGGTTCCCCAGGCAGACGGGACCACGATCACCTTCGCCGAGGACGAGCATCCGCGGCGCGGTAGTTCGATGGAGTCCCTCGCCGGATTGAAGGTATTGCACCCGGAGATCGAGGGCTTCTCGGTCACCGCAGGCAACTCCTCGGGCATCAACGACGCCGCGGCGGTCGTCGCGCTGGCGGCTCCCGACACTGCGCAGGACGTGCTTGCCAACGTGCTGTCGTGGACGCAGGTCGGGCTGGACCCGACCCGCACCGGCAGCGGACCGATCAAGGCGATCCCGAAGGCGCTGGAACTGTCAGGCCGCAAGCTCGAGGACGTCGCGCTCTTCGAGATCAACGAGGCGTTCGCCGCGCAGGCCGTGGCGTGTGCCCGCGAACTCGGCCTCAACGAGGAGATCGTCAACGTGTACGGCTCGGGCATCAGTCTCGGCCACCCGATCGCCGCGACCGGAGCCCGGATGGTCACTTCGGCGATCTACGAACTGCGCCGCCGCGGCGGCGGCATCGGCGTGCTGTCCATGTGCGCGGGCGGCGGCATGGGCGCCGCGATGGTCATCGAGGTGGCCTGA
- a CDS encoding Zn-ribbon domain-containing OB-fold protein, with protein MSALITEGLFRLDGERAVLFASRRRSSGVVKFPAERPELFDGDPEIQDDIEKIELSTEGTLYTYTTQEFLPPLPYKGKRDPKAFRPYVVGFVELAEGVLVESLIVGATAEQLQIGQRLVSTTTTLETDDGKSLVTFAFRPTT; from the coding sequence ATGAGCGCACTGATCACCGAGGGATTGTTCCGGCTGGACGGCGAGCGCGCGGTGCTGTTCGCGTCCCGCAGGCGGTCGTCGGGCGTGGTGAAGTTCCCCGCCGAACGGCCCGAACTCTTCGACGGCGACCCCGAGATCCAGGACGACATCGAAAAGATCGAATTGTCCACCGAGGGAACGCTGTACACCTACACCACGCAGGAGTTCCTGCCGCCGCTGCCATACAAGGGCAAGCGCGATCCGAAGGCGTTCAGGCCTTACGTGGTCGGCTTCGTCGAGTTGGCTGAGGGCGTGCTGGTGGAGTCGCTGATCGTCGGCGCGACCGCCGAGCAGCTGCAGATCGGCCAGCGCCTGGTGTCGACCACCACGACGCTCGAGACCGACGACGGCAAGTCACTGGTGACGTTCGCGTTCCGTCCCACCACGTAG